The segment ATTTTAGTAACATAGTTACCAGTGTAAACTGTTTTAAAGTTAAATAGATCAACTGAATCAGATCATTAAATcaaggtaaaatattttaaaagctttgaaCTAATGTGTTCTTGTAATTGCTAAAAGCATTTCAAGAATTGTAAATTTAAACTGCTCTGAGTCTGTGTCCTTTCTTAGGTGTTCATCTAAGTGAAAAAGTTTGACCcttattttgaaatggaaatgTCACCTAAAGGAAGAAACTGGGGCAAATTAATATAGGTAgggagtttatttgggccaaggtTGAGGACTGCAACCTGGGAAACACTTCAGAGTAACCTTGGGAAACACTCTGGAGAGCAAAGGAGAGGCtggagttttttggttttttttttttttttttttagtttttagtttattttattattatactttaagttttagggtacatgtgcacaacgtgcaggtttgttacatatgtatccatgtgccatgttggtgtgctgcacccattaactcatcatttagcattaggtatatctcctaatgctctccctcccccctccccccaccccacaacagtccccggagtgtgatgttccccttcctgtgtccatgtgttctcattgttcagttcccacctgtgagtgagaacatgaggctggagtttttaagaaaaaagatgaatCAGGAGAGAAGGCAAGTACAAAAGTTGCTTTTCAGTAATTTTCATTGGTTTGCAGAAATGACATTGATGAGTAATTGACTGTACATTGTTGAACTACAGAGTATGAGTTATAATGTCTGGTGGATGGCATTGTAAGGTTAATATATAGCTATTGGTGGTGTCAGTCCAGAGCCCACATAGCAAGGGTTTCAAAATTATTACTTAGCTCAAAACATGACTATTATCTCATTCCagtgcctctctgggcctgataatttAAAGGGGGCTCACATTCCTCAGTTAAAGAGTTTCTTTTATTTCACAGTAGTGGTACAGCAGGTATGGTGACAGAAGCAGAAACTATTATTTGTATCACTACTGTGCATTTACATTGACCTAAGAAAGGCCAATTCGTTGAGTGTAAACATGCAAAGAAAAGAGTCTAAGGTACAGTTTGAGGAGTAACAAAGTTAATAGACAAAATAGTTTTCTGGAGTTGTGAACATCTTTCCTGtatgtaaaagtttttttttttttttttttgtctgggcATCATGACTtatgtctgcaatcccagtactttgggaggctgaggtagagggatctcttgaggccaggagttcaacataccaagactctatctctacaaaaaaatttaaaattagtctggccacagtggctcacgccaaggtaggaggatcacttgaagtcaggagtttgaaaccagctggccaacatggtgaaaccccgtatttattaaaaatacaagaaaagtagccaggcatggtggtgcacacctgtagtcccagcttgggaggttgaggcaggaaaatcacttgagcccaggagtttgagactgcagtgagctatgattgcaccactgcactccagcctaggcaacagagtgagatcctgtctcaacaacaacacagcgtgtgtgtgtgtgtgtgtgtgtgtgtgttaacctGAAAGCATCACTTTGCCTCTTAGGGTCTTGGATTGTCCAAGAGTAAATCAAGGTTAACAGCATAATAGCTGTTCCAATCACTAAATTTCTTGAGGTAATAGAGTAGATTCCCAGCGAAGAGTGTATACATCATCATCATTTCTGTGCCTAATATATGAGGTTTTTTGCCAGTTATTCATGACTTGGGCAAGAAGAATAGCATGTGTACTTCATTCCTCACTTCCTAATAAAATGAACTAATTTGAGGTTTGCAAATGGAGAGACTTGGGCCCAGAAACCAGGAAGTTAAGCAACTCCTCCACTTCACACAGATAACATTGAAAACTCCGGGTGCCAGACCAATTTTCCTGCCCCACTCCTTTCCCAGCTGTCACCTTCCTGAGAGTAGAGGTCTGAGATGTCCAGGGTGTAGATGGGAGAAAGACTAGAGAGGAGAAGCAAGAGTCTTCTGTAATCTCTAGATGATCAGTAGTTTAGCTAATCAAATAAAGAACTGAATAAAtgattttaattgaaatattgCCATGGTAATGCTAGTGTTGTAATAAAGATGTGGCATGTCAGGAGGAAAGTGCAACCGATATTTGGGTCTCCTCAAATTGTTAGTCTTACTAaagctttatcattttttttctttgacagaacAAACCTGTAATGGCTTTCGGATTGGTAACTCTTTCACTTTGCATGGCATATATTGGTTACCTACATGCAACACAAGAGAATAAAAAGGACCTCTATGAAGCTATTGATAGTGAGGGGCACAGTTATATGAGGCGGAAAACATCCAAATGGGATTAGTAGTGCTGGTTACTGCAGATGGACCTTTATTAAGGGTTCCGAAATCTTCAAATGAAAGACCTTGTGAGTGTAGAGTATCATGTTTCTTGTTCTAGAACATGCTAATGGAGAGAGAAGATAGCAGTTGCAACCAGACAACTGTCGTAAATTTTGTCCTTTCACAGCTGCAgccattatctcattctttttccacAGAGCGAGCgtcataatatttttctttccttacctCTTATAAAAGTGCCATGAGAATGGAAGTTGTTTTTGTTAATTATTAAATTCTGTATAATAAAAGTACCCATGCTGTTAAATTTGCatgatgttttaaatattttaaggtgAATTATGCCGGTGCAGCTGTCGTGAAAGTTTACTTGTGTTTTGCTACTTGCAAAGGAAATGTTCATGTTTTCCCTGGCATAGaacctatatttttaaagaaagataaatagaaattttaaagccTGAagtcaatattaaaaatatgagatATGAGAAACTGAGTTGGCTCTGACAAGTAGTTTTTATAGTGTCACAAATGGTTCATATATTTCAGTTTCTATTTTAGCTATATTTGgggcagaattttattttaatggaaaagatCCTTCCACTCAGCTACTAAAATAAGGATTAAGAATATCCCAGAGTAATtggagtttttctttaaaaaaaaaaaaaaagtatgttttactgAGGTATGATGATTTTGACAActaaatattatctattttagtttttgtttctgttaattaatgttaattaattttgtttatgttaatTTATGTTACAGTAATGTTATAAACATAAGACCAAGTGTTCttatagttatttaaaaactACAACTACTCAATAGATAAGGAATAGATAAGGTCTCCTTATTGTACCAGGTTTAccttacatacttttttttcttttgaagtttaTATGCCAGcaggcctttttgtttttttcctttttagaatgTTTCTTACTCTCTGAAGCATCAGCATTTTGAAGTGTCTTTTATGGAAGTGGGGACAGAAATGGGGGTAAAAATGAGTGTAAACAAAGCCCAGCCCCACGGTCAGCACCCACTGCAGGCGAGCAGCAGAATGGCCTTGGTTGTCCTGGCACCTGGCCCAGGGGCCTAGGACAGAGGTCAAGGCTAGGCCCCTGTGTCTGGCCAGATTCTGCCTTATGGAATTCAAATCTTTCTCACAAGGATTCTGGACCTGCTTCATTTCTAGATATACACCTAATTCTCCAAATCATTGTAATTGGGCCTCAGTAGTAAATCTCATCTCTGAAGTCTTGCTTCAGTCGCTATTAATATTACCAAGTAATAATAACAGCACAGCAGAGTttataataatgttatttttaatttgtcatacTTTATTGTGGTTTTGTAAGGTACATGACAATGTAATTATGTGTGATTTGTAGGTATTATAGAACTTAGCTAATTGAATTTACATGGAACTAAATAAAATCTGTACTACTGAGCCCCAAATATTTATTTGCTATGCCTCTCTGTGTAATGTACTTCATATAGTTTAAAATGCACTTCAGTGATACAAAATCCCTTTTAAagactgtcttttgttttttggtatcCCTGTGTATTTTGGCTATCACAAAACTAGGgttcttctgtttttaatttacgCATTTAATGCACATTGccatcttttagaattttttactATTCAACAGAATAAGTCGATGTTTGGTGGCAGAGGAGATATTAGTTTCGTGAACTGTCAAGAGATTGCAGTGCAGGAGGGCAACAGAAACTGTACAAGGTACAGACTTTAGTCATGTAAGATCTATGTCAATGAACCAAAGTAACTAGAGTCAGTCAAGCACAAAGCTGTGAAAAGTGGTGTGAGGAAAGAATCATACTGAATTTTAGGAACAAGTACCTGACTATGATACTTTTTACAGAGTGGCTACAAGTTGTAGGACAGTCCTTGTGTGTGCTGAGCGTCGACAGCTGCCTGGCTATGTGTTGATGTTTTCATCCTTTCTCTGTTGAATGAGGGTATaaccatcaaaaataaaatacctttcaAATAGTCCAAAGATTCTCAACATTGAACTTCACCTGATCCAATCCTGTCAGTTTATGGTTAAGACAATAGGCTGAGAATGGCTAAGGGATTTATCAAAGATCATGGAGATTCTCAGTCAGGACTAGAACCTGTATCTTCTTGCTCTAAAGTCTAGGGATCTTTTCGCCATACTATACCACCTTCTATGTGTAATGTGCACATAATTATAAAGGAGCCACATTAGCCCTTAAAAATCAGAAGTTTAGATTTTAAGTAGAGAAACACTCCTGTACTTTAAACAGAATTATGTGAAGGACTGTTAACTGCCACCTCCCTCAAAAGACCATCAGAACAATCTGATGATCAAACAAAACTAAGCTTATTAAGTCTACTGCACTAAGGGGAAATACCACTTTTACAAAGTTAGCTGTATTTAAGAATGGGATGATCAGTGGAAGATGTTAAAGTATTTTGAagtctgagttcaagtgattaaAGAAGGGTCTTTCAATGCAGGAATCTGGTTGAGAATGGGCAAGATACCTGACATAACAGATTAGATCCTGAAGAAAGTCTTGATTAGTAAACtattgttcaataaatgttaagtgaACTCTTTGCCCAGAGTTCACTTAAAAAGTCATTTCAAGAAAAGCTGAAAGTTTAAGAAAGCTGGAAGAGGTTCAGGGTTTTAGGATAATGCTAGAGGCTGGTAAGGATTACATGGTTCACATGATTAGGTAGTGGTTATGTGTCTAACATTAAAGAATGGTACTAAACTAGATTTTGCCCAGATTAGATTCTATCTAGTCTTCTGATGGAAGAGCTGTTTGCCTAGATCAGCAAGCTGTCCAATTAATGAGTTGGTTTTTAAGGATTTCCTAAGGCAAACACTGAAAGTATTTATTGGTTTTACAGCCTTATCTTCCATAGGAGGCCCAACTCTTCCAATTTGCCAGACACTAAGGAAGTTCAGgactttcagttttaaaacagGGACAGTCCCAGGCAAATCAAGGCCAGTTATCCTTCCATCTGGGCAAGAATTTCTAGTAACAGATAGGAAAGTCATTGGCACAAGTAGCCTCAGTTCTCAATCCAGATAATTAACTGTGTGGATGCAGTAATCCCCATTCTTAGTACGAATTcatctctttgtttttaattcctcttcaaGTCCCAGTTAACCCTTTTCTTGAAGTCAAATCTGGCAGTTTGATAGTTACTTAAGGTCATCAGCCAGTTATCAGGCCGTATGTGTTAATATAAATTATAGAGTAAGTTGTGGTACACTTAGCTCAGGGCCCTATGGGAGTCCTATTGTTGAAATTTATTTCACTGATGGCATTCACTTATTATAAAATAGTCCTGCCAAGTAGTGCAGCATATGACATTGtcaggcaatt is part of the Symphalangus syndactylus isolate Jambi chromosome 2, NHGRI_mSymSyn1-v2.1_pri, whole genome shotgun sequence genome and harbors:
- the SMIM8 gene encoding small integral membrane protein 8 isoform X5, whose protein sequence is MSSAPEPPTFKKEPPKEKDFQSPGLRGVRTTTLFRAVNPELFIKPNKPVMAFGLVTLSLCMAYIGYLHATQENKKDLYEAIDSEGHSYMRRKTSKWD
- the SMIM8 gene encoding small integral membrane protein 8 isoform X4, with the translated sequence MSSAPEPPTFKKEPPKEKDFQSPGLRGVRTTTLFRAVNPELFIKPNVSYSLKHQHFEVSFMEVGTEMGVKMSVNKAQPHGQHPLQASSRMALVVLAPGPGA